A stretch of Triticum aestivum cultivar Chinese Spring chromosome 1D, IWGSC CS RefSeq v2.1, whole genome shotgun sequence DNA encodes these proteins:
- the LOC123182290 gene encoding uncharacterized protein, with the protein MIWLSGMEGGGDPEGRDELPLVDASTDGEAMAQGSFGEADFDAMMVESGGLQGEEVGSSLAQVQNIAADTAEISDPAVPQHDAEAESNEDGQRVRYRLPPLDKDGFRVSDLVWAKLQGRPWWPGAIFDPSDASELALEHQKEGHHLVAFFGDGSFAWCQESQLKPFMDNCLEMEKQGNSDAFTSAVNSALQELSTRILTAASCSCLPEYLSENGLCYLRGNSGLKAGVTCSKVNQAEILQYFSPEHLLHYMKSLALSPCQGGVLQDLVIACSQLMSFYRSKGYGEIASFQSGSAWAEDVIDTTATNEVQPSHVKPKRGRGRPRKRKPDDNIELAEGRPIVKPQNEPIVHNNIGETECGEVDIYVKKPAKRRRVQRRHGVDTKDLLSGMAASTEMSMIGKTEGDRSEEWKFLPCPKEETTDHMQDAYWSGLSLHTVSTHSLKGASGKTRPIRRRRPTRRTCAPSSDLSSPVQNMQPETLDVNRKIEVIKRSIIHVDEKMVHDVNPTALVLCFGKSIALPSEMDFIRMFSRYGPLKETETEVHKNTNTAKVVFRKRVDAERAFSVAGNFGSFGPSLRSFRLANMPFSLTTELNYPKLRSEDGGMEIPACRVSGVALDSAQIGIVDKADKGETVGNPSVEHTEMVKLAGQYEGNTERALHAGGRNEESPDVLSDTMQTGIVDDTPKHKLVCVHGVVEASEDTMEVDNTDETREETSMPRDLRAQAFTGYVQKQSVGDEYTLQGIEGSTVEMPVGEARKFSCC; encoded by the exons ATGATCTGGCTTTCGGGGATGGAGGGAGGGGGGGACCCGGAGGGGCGGGACGAGCTGCCGCTGGTGGATGCCTCCACGGACGGGGAGGCGATGGCGCAGGGGAGTTTCGGCGAGGCAGATTTTGATGCCATGATGGTGGAATCTGGTGGGTTGCAGGGCGAGGAGGTGGGGAGTAGCCTGGCGCAGGTACAGAATATTGCCGCCGACACGGCGGAGATTTCTGATCCTGCCGTACCTCAACATGATGCTGAAGCCG AATCGAACGAAGATGGTCAGCGTGTTAGATACCGTCTTCCTCCCCTTGATAAAGATGGGTTTCGAGTTTCTGATCTTGTCTGGGCTAAATTGCAAGGTCGTCCCTGGTGGCCTGGTGCAATTTTTGATCCTTCAGATGCATCTGAGCTGGCATTGGAGCATCAGAAAGAGGGCCACCATCTGGTAGCATTTTTTGGCGACGGTTCTTTTGCGTGGTGTCAGGAATCCCAGTTGAAGCCTTTCATGGACAACTGTCTGGAGATGGAGAAACAAGGCAATTCTGATGCCTTCACCAGTGCAGTTAATTCTGCGCTTCAAGAACTCTCAACGCGGATATTGACGGCCGCGAGTTGCTCTTGTCTCCCAGAATATCTCTCTGAGAATGGCCTGTGTTATCTGCGTGGGAATTCTGGGCTCAAGGCTGGAGTTACGTGCTCTAAGGTTAACCAGGCTGAGATATTGCAATATTTCAGTCCAGAACACCTTCTTCATTATATGAAGTCGCTGGCTCTGTCCCCTTGCCAAGGAGGTGTTCTGCAGGATTTAGTGATTGCTTGCTCTCAACTTATGTCTTTCTATCGGTCTAAGGGATACGGTGaaattgcatcatttcaatctggCAGTGCATGGGCAGAGGATGTCATTGACACAACTGCCACCAATGAAGTGCAGCCTAGTCATGTGAAGCCCAAAAGAGGTAGGGGAAGACCTCGTAAGCGAAAGCCTGACGATAACATAGAGTTGGCAGAGGGAAGGCCCATTGTGAAGCCTCAGAATGAACCGATAGTTCATAACAACATTGGTGAAACAGAGTGTGGTGAAGTTGACATCTATGTGAAGAAGCCAGCAAAAAGGAGGCgtgtgcagaggcgccatggtgtgGACACCAAGGACTTATTATCTGGGATGGCAGCTTCTACTGAAATGAGCATGATTGGAAAAACTGAAGGGGACAGGAGTGAAGAGTGGAAATTTTTGCCTTGTCCTAAGGAAGAAACAACGGACCATATGCAGGACGCCTACTGGTCTGGACTGAGTTTACATACTGTCTCGACTCATAGCCTCAAAGGGGCAAGTGGCAAAACAAGGCCGATTCGTAGGCGGAGACCGACGCGACGGACATGTGCACCTTCATCAGACCTTTCTTCCCCTGTACAGAATATGCAGCCTGAAACGTTGGATGTTAACAGAAAGATAGAAGTGATAAAAAGATCAATTATCCATGTTGACGAGAAGATGGTCCATGACGTAAACCCCACTGCACTTGTTTTGTGCTTTGGCAAGTCAATTGCTCTTCCTTCAGAAATGGATTTTATTAGGATGTTCAGTCGCTATGGACCACTAAAAGAAACCGAGACTGAAGTGCACAAGAACACAAATACTGCTAAAGTTGTCTTCAGGAAACGTGTCGATGCTGAAAGGGCTTTCAGTGTTGCTGGCAACTTTGGCTCTTTTGGACCTTCACTTCGTAGTTTTCGCCTTGCGAATATGCCATTTTCTCTAACGACTGAATTGAATTATCCTAAGTTACGCTCTGAAGATGGTGGCATGGAGATTCCTG CTTGTAGGGTGTCTGGAGTTGCGCTGGATTCTGCGCAAATTGGCATCGTAGACAAAGCTGACAAAGGTGAAACTGTAGGGAATCCATCAGTTGAACACACTGAGATGGTCAAGCTTGCAGGACAATATGAAGGCAATACCGAGCGTGCTTTACATGCCGGAGGCAGAAATGAAGAGTCACCTGATGTTCTCTCAGATACCATGCAAACTGGAATTGTAGATGACACCCCAAAACACAAACTTGTGTGTGTACATGGTGTTGTCGAGGCCTCGGAAGATACCATGGAAGTTGATAATACGGATGAGACTCGAGAAGAGACCAGCATGCCTCGGGACCTGAGAGCTCAAGCTTTTACTGGATATGTACAAAAACAGTCTGTGGGGGATGAGTACACGCTCCAGGGAATCGAGGGGTCAACAGTTGAAATGCCTGTTGGGGAGGCTAGAAAATTTAGCTGCTGCTGA